In a genomic window of Silurus meridionalis isolate SWU-2019-XX chromosome 27, ASM1480568v1, whole genome shotgun sequence:
- the znf703 gene encoding zinc finger protein 703: MSDVLPFPESGVARTPSPSAPETSCLCPCLCPSACFCPSLVLGPCGDCLPQVRASRLALAPLPLADPVRHADRLPVRILQMLSARAAHMLHADYLQPLSSAPLPIELDAKKSPLALLAQTCSQIGKPDPPSSSKLNSISSGNLGDKDGRPTGSGLKSSEQQQQQGLEDKSSFKPYSKNGSECRKDGIMLSGSSDKPGFRTSGGNSSSTTCPSFPSHNMSPRTCSPSQHAPGQAHVHRQTQSPSMQKPLSVDSKSGSSDSSAESSCGSDRVGKKEFDNSRLDNAQIANSSQARASVNSSSGSASSSPRPESKNDSQPPQTSVATSSHVAPISPFKPGHSVFPLPASTLGYHGSIVGAYAGYPSQFVSGLDPTKSGLVGAAGMSKHPSSSPLTGTSPPSFMQGLCRDPYCLTYPNASHLGGSNCNTCVHDPSSTLKSGFPLMYASPHLHALHPGSLSTSGASGSLSHPLYTYGFMLPSDSLPHACNWVSVSGPCDKRFATSEELLAHLRTHTSFPGMDGKLLSAYPSSASSSAASCHLHLPPPGSPGSLPSSFSLRGSPGLGLARYHPYSKPHLPGAPSLPMHSLPATAPYYSPYALYSQRLSSASALGYP, from the exons ATGAGCGACGTGCTGCCCTTCCCGGAGTCAGGAGTCGCGCGGACACCGAGTCCCTCTGCCCCGGAGACCAGCTGCCTCTGCCCCTGCCTCTGCCCCAGCGCCTGCTTCTGCCCTTCGCTCGTCCTCGGACCGTGTGGCGATTGCCTACCCCAAGTTCGCGCTTCACGGCTCGCGCTCGCCCCGCTGCCCCTCGCGGATCCGGTGCGTCACGCAGATCGGCTCCCCGTCCGAATTCTCCAAATGCTGAGCGCGCGCGCGGCTCACATGCTCCACGCGGACTACCTGCAGCCGCTCAGTTCCGCGCCGCTCCCCATCGAG CTGGACGCTAAGAAGAGTCCACTTGCTCTTCTGGCGCAGACCTGCTCCCAGATTGGCAAGCCGGATCCTCCGTCGTCCTCCAAGCTAAACTCAATCTCTTCGGGCAACTTGGGAGACAAAGATGGCCGGCCAACTGGTTCAGGGCTCAAATCGTCagagcagcagcaacagcagggGCTGGAGGACAAGTCCAGCTTTAAACCTTATTCCAAAAATGGATCTGAATGCCGGAAGGATGGAATCATGTTGAGTGGTTCATCTGACAAACCTGGGTTCAGGACTTCTGGTGGGAATTCATCCAGCACGACGTGTCCGTCTTTTCCTTCTCACAACATGTCTCCGAGGACCTGCTCACCGTCCCAGCATGCCCCAGGCCAGGCGCATGTGCACCGTCAGACGCAGTCTCCATCCATGCAGAAACCCCTTAGTGTAGACTCCAAAAGTGGAAGTTCTGACTCCAGTGCGGAGAGTAGCTGTGGTAGTGATCGTGTTGGAAAAAAAGAGTTTGATAACAGCAGACTTGACAATGCCCAGATAGCTAACTCTAGCCAGGCACGTGCAAGTGTCAActccagcagtggcagtgcCTCTAGCAGCCCTCGACCAGAAAGCAAGAATGATTCTCAACCACCGCAGACATCCGTAGCTACTTCTAGTCATGTTGCACCGATTTCTCCATTTAAACCAGGACACTCTGTGTTCCCTTTGCCTGCTTCCACCCTGGGATACCACGGCTCCATAGTTGGTGCTTATGCTGGTTATCCATCCCAGTTTGTCTCTGGGTTGGACCCTACCAAGTCTGGTTTAGTGGGTGCTGCTGGGATGTCAAAACACCCAAGCTCCAGTCCTTTAACGGGCACATCTCCTCCGTCCTTTATGCAAGGCTTGTGCCGGGACCCGTATTGCCTCACTTACCCCAACGCATCCCATTTAGGGGGAAGCAACTGCAACACTTGCGTCCATGACCCCTCCTCGACATTGAAGTCAGGATTTCCATTGATGTACGCTTCCCCACACCTCCATGCTCTCCATCCAGGCTCTCTGTCCACGTCTGGTGCTTCCGGTTCCCTTTCCCACCCACTCTACACCTACGGATTCATGCTTCCAAGTGACTCTCTGCCTCACGCCTGCAACTGGGTCTCTGTCAGCGGACCCTGCGACAAGCGCTTTGCAACTTCAGAGGAACTCTTGGCGCATTTGCGCACTCATACTTCTTTTCCTGGCATGGATGGAAAGCTCTTGTCTGCCTatccttcttctgcttcttcctcAGCTGCTTCTTGTCACCTTCACCTGCCCCCTCCCGGCAGCCCCGGGTCTCTTCCAAGCTCCTTCTCACTTCGAGGTTCACCTGGACTCGGCCTGGCTCGCTACCATCCCTATAGCAAACCCCATTTGCCTGGGGCGCCTTCCTTACCTATGCACTCTCTCCCTGCGACAGCTCCGTACTACTCCCCCTATGCCCTCTACAGTCAGAGACTGAGTTCAGCATCTGCACTCGGTTACCCTTGA